From the genome of Mycobacterium dioxanotrophicus, one region includes:
- a CDS encoding amidohydrolase family protein: MTEQFRDAPIFDADQHMYETADALTKFLPEKYRRAVQYAQFGRQTRVVINNRVTDFIPNPTFERVAAPGAHEKFFAGENAEGLTLREMQGKSIEAPAATRNPEDRVKELDRQGVVEVLNYPTLGSLVEHSSADDPQLTLAIIHALNEWIHEHWGFNHRNRVFTTPIVNLSEVDAAQRELDYILAKGAKVALVKPGPVNGLHGWRSPALPEFDPFWRDVEAVGLPIVLHASYPPLDDYVNKWEPPHTQNFMAQSAFRWMVLGHREIADMLTALICHGTLTRFPKLRIASVENGSSWIFPLFHDFADLYKKMPQNFPEHPHEVFRRNVWVSPFWEGCVADVVDTVGWDRVLFGSDYPHPEGLAEPNGFWKYAEGMDVRRTYDFMGDNARRFMGLPIANPDPSALDAPALADA, translated from the coding sequence ATGACCGAACAGTTCAGGGACGCGCCGATTTTCGACGCCGACCAACACATGTACGAGACGGCCGATGCGCTGACGAAGTTCCTTCCCGAGAAGTACCGCCGCGCAGTGCAATACGCCCAGTTCGGCCGGCAGACCCGGGTCGTGATCAACAACCGGGTCACCGACTTCATCCCCAACCCGACCTTCGAGCGGGTCGCCGCCCCCGGTGCACACGAGAAGTTCTTTGCCGGCGAGAACGCCGAGGGCCTGACGCTGCGCGAGATGCAGGGCAAGTCCATCGAGGCACCGGCGGCCACCCGGAACCCCGAGGACCGGGTCAAGGAATTGGATCGCCAAGGCGTGGTCGAGGTGCTGAACTACCCGACCCTAGGCAGTCTCGTCGAACACTCAAGTGCCGACGATCCGCAGCTGACGCTCGCCATCATCCACGCCCTCAACGAATGGATCCATGAACACTGGGGTTTCAATCACCGAAACCGGGTGTTCACCACCCCGATCGTCAACCTCTCGGAAGTCGATGCGGCACAACGGGAACTCGACTACATCCTGGCCAAAGGCGCCAAGGTCGCCCTCGTCAAACCCGGCCCGGTCAACGGCCTGCACGGGTGGCGCTCCCCCGCACTACCCGAGTTCGACCCGTTCTGGCGTGACGTCGAAGCCGTCGGGCTGCCCATCGTCCTGCACGCCAGCTACCCACCCCTGGACGATTACGTCAACAAATGGGAACCACCGCACACCCAGAACTTCATGGCGCAGAGTGCATTCCGCTGGATGGTGCTCGGGCACCGCGAGATCGCGGACATGCTCACGGCACTGATCTGCCACGGCACGCTGACCCGGTTCCCGAAGCTGCGCATCGCCAGCGTCGAGAATGGCAGCAGTTGGATCTTCCCGTTGTTCCACGACTTCGCCGACCTGTACAAGAAGATGCCGCAGAACTTCCCCGAACATCCGCACGAGGTGTTCCGCCGCAACGTCTGGGTCAGCCCGTTCTGGGAGGGCTGTGTAGCCGACGTGGTCGACACCGTCGGCTGGGACCGGGTGCTGTTCGGGTCCGACTATCCACACCCCGAGGGCCTGGCCGAACCGAACGGGTTCTGGAAGTACGCCGAAGGCATGGATGTTCGACGTACCTACGACTTCATGGGTGACAATGCCCGGCGGTTCATGGGGCTGCCGATCGCCAATCCGGATCCGTCGGCTCTCGACGCACCTGCGCTCGCCGACGCCTGA
- a CDS encoding TetR/AcrR family transcriptional regulator, with protein sequence MPRQQREQTILSAASAEFGASSYAGAHMSVIAANADVSKALVLSYFGSKEDLYIACVERAGETLAGAIGDAMPVPSGGASDGERVLEAIFTTLADRPSDWPVVYDRTVPAGRARDAAREQRTILREQAMAGVTRALADVGLDDPDDLSAATMVWEHIVSALVQWWQQHPEQSAAEMTARGRRILAALSDRPVPTT encoded by the coding sequence ATGCCCCGCCAGCAGCGAGAACAAACGATCCTCTCGGCGGCGTCGGCCGAGTTCGGCGCGTCGAGCTACGCGGGTGCGCACATGAGCGTCATCGCCGCCAATGCCGACGTGTCGAAGGCGCTCGTACTGTCGTACTTCGGCTCGAAAGAGGATCTCTACATCGCCTGCGTCGAGCGTGCCGGGGAAACGCTGGCCGGCGCCATCGGGGACGCGATGCCCGTGCCGTCGGGCGGCGCGAGCGACGGCGAGCGGGTCCTCGAGGCGATCTTCACCACGCTGGCCGACCGGCCCAGCGACTGGCCCGTCGTCTATGACCGGACGGTGCCCGCCGGTCGCGCCCGCGACGCGGCGCGCGAGCAGCGCACCATCTTGCGGGAACAGGCCATGGCTGGGGTCACCCGTGCGCTTGCCGACGTCGGCCTCGACGATCCCGACGACCTCTCGGCCGCCACGATGGTCTGGGAGCACATCGTCTCGGCATTGGTGCAGTGGTGGCAGCAGCATCCCGAGCAGTCGGCCGCGGAAATGACCGCGCGCGGACGCCGGATCCTCGCAGCGTTGTCGGACCGTCCTGTGCCGACGACGTAG
- a CDS encoding cytochrome P450 — protein sequence MPDVTIDESVNLLRDPYPIFARHRAQGGVFRGSVMDWSKTPESLLPEHQFAAVSFDAVNTVFRDGKLFNSEIYDSTIGLFIGPTILAMEGKTHRDHRNLVSAAFKSRSLSRWEPEIVRPVCESLVDEFIDAGTADLVRDFTFEFPTRVISTLLGLPEEDLPWFRQRAVELISYTVKYKRAFEASAALKDYFLDQIDRRRSTPTEDIIGDLVTAEIDGERLSDEAIYSFLRLLLPAGLETTYRSSGNLLYLLLTHPDQFAALQGDHELIPQAIEEGLRYETPLTTVQRSVTQDTELDGVSLPAGAVIDVCIGSANRDENRWERPGEFDIFRDRVPHITFAAGEHTCMGLHLARMETRVAVECLLRRATNLALVTDEDPHIFGQPFRSPTAMPVTFDARADS from the coding sequence GTGCCGGACGTCACGATCGATGAATCGGTCAATCTGCTGCGCGACCCCTACCCGATCTTCGCGCGGCACCGCGCGCAGGGCGGCGTGTTCCGCGGCTCGGTCATGGACTGGTCCAAGACCCCGGAATCCCTGCTCCCCGAACACCAATTCGCCGCGGTCTCGTTCGACGCCGTCAACACGGTGTTCCGCGACGGCAAGCTGTTCAACTCCGAGATCTACGACAGCACCATCGGACTGTTCATCGGCCCGACCATCCTCGCCATGGAGGGCAAAACGCATCGCGACCACCGCAACCTGGTATCGGCGGCCTTCAAATCCCGCTCACTGAGCCGCTGGGAGCCCGAGATCGTACGGCCCGTCTGTGAGTCGCTGGTCGATGAGTTCATCGACGCCGGGACCGCCGATCTGGTACGCGATTTCACCTTCGAGTTCCCCACCCGGGTGATCTCCACCCTGCTCGGCCTGCCCGAGGAAGACCTGCCCTGGTTTCGTCAGCGGGCGGTCGAGTTGATCAGCTACACCGTCAAGTACAAGCGCGCCTTCGAGGCTTCCGCGGCGTTGAAAGACTATTTCCTCGACCAGATCGACCGACGCCGGTCCACACCCACCGAAGACATCATCGGCGACCTGGTGACCGCTGAGATCGACGGCGAACGGCTCAGCGATGAAGCCATCTACTCGTTCCTACGGCTGTTGTTGCCGGCGGGACTGGAGACCACCTACCGCTCGTCGGGCAATCTGCTCTATCTGCTGCTGACTCACCCCGACCAATTCGCGGCCCTGCAAGGGGATCACGAGCTCATCCCGCAGGCCATCGAGGAGGGGTTGCGATATGAGACCCCGTTGACCACCGTGCAGCGGTCGGTCACCCAGGACACCGAACTGGACGGGGTCTCGCTGCCTGCGGGTGCGGTGATCGATGTCTGCATCGGCTCGGCCAACCGCGACGAGAATCGCTGGGAACGGCCCGGCGAGTTCGACATCTTCCGAGACCGGGTGCCGCACATCACCTTCGCCGCGGGTGAGCACACATGTATGGGCCTGCACCTGGCCCGCATGGAGACCCGGGTGGCAGTGGAATGCCTGTTGCGGCGGGCCACCAACCTCGCGTTGGTCACCGACGAGGATCCGCACATCTTCGGCCAGCCGTTCCGCTCCCCGACTGCCATGCCGGTCACCTTCGACGCGCGAGCAGACAGCTAG
- a CDS encoding aldehyde dehydrogenase family protein, giving the protein MSDVVAEATSIEIGRRAADRAETRMLIDGELTGARSGAEFDNVSPATGRVLGTTAAAGVEDMDAAIGAARRAFDETDWSTNRALRRRALYQLQAAIEAEKDQLRVELIAEVGCPVMTTQSAQLDWPLVDALRYPARLIDEFEWERRLDGGGLFGERNARTVVKEPVGVVAAITPSNFPIEVILNKLGPALAAGNTVVLKPDPNTPWNATRLGRLIAEHTDIPAGAVNVVPTPSNEVAGHLGTDPRVDMVSFTGSTAVGKHLMRVGADTMKRTFLELGGKSAMVVLDDANPAHVIPGAIGACVHAGQACAANTRMLVHRRLFDEAVATVTMAFAGVPVGDPVLPTTLVGPLISAVQKQRVLDAIARARGEGAQIAVGGGEPAELADHLRDGHFVAPTVVVGADPGSAIAQDEVFGPVLVMIPFDDDDDAVRIANDSAFGLAGAVVSRSPERAMGVARRIRTGAVGVNGGMYYGADAPFGGYKHSGIGRQCGIEGFAQYTETKTIGWRMPRG; this is encoded by the coding sequence TTGAGCGACGTCGTGGCAGAAGCCACCAGCATCGAGATCGGCCGTCGCGCCGCGGATCGTGCCGAGACGCGCATGCTCATCGACGGCGAACTGACCGGCGCGCGCTCCGGGGCGGAGTTCGACAACGTCAGCCCCGCGACCGGTCGGGTACTCGGGACGACAGCCGCGGCCGGCGTCGAGGACATGGATGCGGCGATCGGCGCCGCGCGTCGTGCGTTCGACGAGACGGACTGGTCGACGAATCGGGCGCTGCGCCGACGTGCGCTGTACCAGCTGCAGGCCGCCATCGAGGCGGAAAAGGACCAGCTGCGTGTGGAATTGATCGCCGAGGTGGGATGCCCTGTGATGACCACGCAAAGCGCCCAGCTGGATTGGCCGCTGGTCGACGCGCTGCGCTACCCCGCGCGGCTCATCGACGAGTTCGAGTGGGAGCGACGGCTCGACGGCGGTGGACTGTTCGGCGAACGCAACGCGCGCACCGTCGTCAAGGAACCCGTCGGCGTCGTCGCGGCCATCACGCCGTCGAACTTCCCGATCGAGGTGATCCTCAACAAACTCGGACCCGCACTTGCGGCGGGGAACACCGTGGTGCTCAAACCCGATCCGAACACTCCGTGGAACGCCACCCGACTCGGGCGGCTCATCGCCGAACACACCGACATCCCCGCGGGTGCCGTCAACGTCGTGCCCACCCCGTCGAATGAGGTTGCCGGACACTTGGGCACCGACCCTCGGGTCGACATGGTCTCGTTCACCGGATCCACCGCCGTCGGTAAACACCTGATGCGCGTGGGTGCCGACACCATGAAGCGCACCTTCCTGGAGCTCGGTGGCAAATCGGCGATGGTCGTGCTCGACGACGCCAACCCGGCGCACGTCATACCCGGTGCGATCGGCGCCTGTGTGCACGCGGGTCAGGCATGCGCGGCGAACACCCGGATGCTGGTGCATCGCAGGCTGTTCGACGAGGCGGTCGCCACCGTGACGATGGCGTTCGCCGGGGTACCCGTCGGCGATCCGGTCTTGCCGACGACGTTGGTCGGACCACTCATCAGCGCCGTTCAGAAGCAACGCGTCCTCGACGCGATCGCACGGGCACGTGGCGAGGGCGCGCAGATCGCGGTGGGCGGTGGGGAGCCCGCCGAACTTGCAGATCATCTGCGCGACGGGCATTTCGTCGCACCCACGGTCGTTGTCGGCGCGGATCCGGGCTCCGCGATCGCGCAGGACGAGGTGTTCGGCCCGGTGCTCGTGATGATCCCGTTCGACGATGACGACGATGCGGTCCGCATTGCCAACGACAGCGCGTTCGGGCTGGCCGGCGCGGTGGTGTCCCGTTCGCCCGAACGCGCCATGGGCGTCGCGCGCCGAATCCGGACCGGAGCTGTCGGCGTCAACGGAGGCATGTATTACGGGGCCGACGCGCCATTCGGCGGCTACAAGCACAGCGGCATCGGGCGCCAATGCGGTATCGAGGGTTTCGCGCAGTACACCGAAACGAAGACCATCGGGTGGCGGATGCCTCGGGGCTGA
- a CDS encoding acyl-CoA synthetase yields the protein MQGDNVLFTVPAVAEAVAAAIPERPLIVQGDRRYSYREIIDRSNRLAAYLHARGLGTHTERGSLAGHEVGQDLLGIYAYNGPEYVEAMLGAFRARVAPFNVNYRYVKNELQYLLADSGATALVYHSAFAPRVAEILPELPQLGVLIQIADDSGHELLYGAVDYETIVGQVVPAPPVEPSPDDLYVLYTGGTTGMPKGVLWRQHDIFMTAFGGRNMMTGDRAASIEEIAVRAAENPGTKLMILPPLIHGAAQWAAMTAITTGQTVVFPSVVERFDADDVVRTIAREQVLVATVVGDAMARPLLAAIESRVADVESLAVVANGGAQLTPHVKQRLIDSKPNLLVVDGVGSSETGAQMSHMSAPGAVSTGTFAAGPDTCVVTEDFTAVLGPGHDGLGWLAQRGHVPLGYKGDAAKTAATFPLIDGVRYAVPGDRARHLEGGAVELLGRESVTINSGGEKIFAEEVESAIASHPAVGDVVVAGRPSERWGQEVVAIVALAEDADEVDAAALIRHAEASIARYKLPKAVVFRTRIERSPAGKADYRWAREQALSESS from the coding sequence ATGCAGGGAGACAATGTGCTGTTCACCGTCCCGGCTGTCGCCGAAGCCGTCGCGGCCGCGATCCCCGAGCGTCCGCTGATCGTCCAGGGTGATCGTCGGTACAGCTACCGCGAGATCATCGACCGGTCGAACCGATTGGCCGCCTATCTGCATGCGCGCGGCCTGGGCACACACACCGAGCGCGGATCCCTGGCCGGCCACGAGGTCGGGCAGGATCTGCTCGGCATCTACGCCTACAACGGGCCCGAGTACGTCGAAGCGATGCTCGGTGCGTTCCGGGCCAGGGTGGCGCCGTTCAACGTCAACTACCGCTACGTGAAGAACGAATTGCAGTACCTGCTTGCCGATTCGGGAGCCACTGCGCTGGTCTACCACTCCGCGTTCGCCCCGCGCGTCGCGGAGATCCTGCCTGAACTTCCGCAGCTTGGCGTGCTCATCCAGATCGCCGACGACTCCGGCCACGAGCTGCTGTACGGCGCCGTGGACTACGAAACGATCGTCGGACAGGTGGTGCCGGCCCCTCCGGTCGAGCCCTCCCCGGATGATCTCTACGTGCTCTATACCGGCGGCACCACCGGCATGCCCAAGGGCGTGCTGTGGCGTCAGCACGACATCTTCATGACGGCCTTCGGCGGCAGAAACATGATGACCGGCGACCGGGCCGCATCGATCGAGGAGATCGCTGTCCGAGCCGCCGAGAATCCGGGCACCAAGCTGATGATTCTTCCGCCGCTGATTCACGGCGCGGCCCAATGGGCGGCGATGACCGCCATCACCACCGGGCAGACCGTCGTATTTCCCAGTGTGGTCGAGCGTTTCGATGCCGACGATGTGGTCCGCACCATCGCCCGCGAACAGGTTCTGGTGGCGACAGTGGTCGGCGACGCGATGGCTCGTCCCCTCCTGGCCGCCATCGAGAGCCGCGTCGCCGATGTCGAGTCGCTGGCGGTCGTCGCCAACGGCGGCGCCCAGCTCACGCCCCACGTCAAACAGCGACTGATCGATTCGAAGCCCAATCTGCTCGTGGTCGACGGCGTCGGCTCGTCCGAGACGGGCGCGCAGATGAGCCACATGTCAGCGCCGGGCGCCGTATCGACGGGTACCTTCGCTGCCGGTCCCGACACCTGTGTGGTGACCGAGGATTTCACCGCGGTACTCGGGCCCGGCCACGACGGGCTGGGATGGCTGGCACAGCGCGGTCATGTGCCACTTGGCTACAAAGGGGACGCCGCCAAGACCGCGGCGACGTTCCCGCTCATCGACGGCGTGCGCTACGCCGTGCCCGGCGACCGGGCGCGCCATCTTGAAGGCGGGGCGGTCGAACTACTCGGCCGAGAATCGGTGACCATCAATTCTGGCGGCGAGAAGATCTTCGCCGAAGAGGTCGAATCCGCGATCGCGTCGCATCCTGCCGTCGGCGACGTGGTGGTGGCCGGTCGGCCCAGTGAGCGTTGGGGACAGGAGGTGGTCGCCATCGTCGCACTCGCCGAGGACGCCGACGAGGTCGACGCCGCAGCGCTCATCCGGCATGCCGAGGCTTCCATCGCGCGTTACAAGTTGCCCAAGGCCGTGGTGTTCCGGACGAGGATCGAACGCAGCCCGGCCGGTAAAGCCGACTATCGCTGGGCCCGTGAGCAGGCGCTCAGCGAATCTTCTTGA
- a CDS encoding DUF6670 family protein yields the protein MIEQPISRAVSRIVVDGLWPRVDRRLPASRRPFDSPAMLRPHATSGPWTATHYGVFIPQLPAPHRYLNTMTLIGATGSELFDNDYLAARDARNTATVLSSTAAGDQHHYRGYDTAADCQFSEDGTSLRWGDDLTIDVRHPSVTVRGRYQDFSVDLQLAVTDQVSYFVKAPIYDHLSLLATYTGTIADESGTTAIGGLGTVEYARFLTHQSLARRPVPPPLKLPIDFFTYQIVNLDAETQILLTDVRARGRIACRLAHLRVLGKSSDVCTNTRMDVLEYRDTPLIDECGRSMDVPERFRWTVTDEAEAPVLTLDCAVDAPWRYGHGRGYVSAYTFDGRYRGDSVAGSGYVEWVDTQRARIEPTTGQDALRGGE from the coding sequence ATGATCGAACAGCCCATCTCCCGCGCCGTGTCGCGCATCGTCGTCGACGGATTGTGGCCCCGGGTCGATCGACGCCTACCGGCCTCTCGCCGGCCGTTCGACTCGCCCGCGATGCTGCGCCCTCACGCCACATCCGGACCGTGGACGGCCACCCACTACGGGGTGTTCATCCCGCAATTGCCTGCACCGCACCGGTATCTGAACACCATGACGCTCATCGGGGCGACCGGCTCGGAGTTGTTCGACAACGACTACCTGGCCGCGCGTGACGCTCGAAACACCGCCACCGTCCTGTCGTCCACGGCCGCGGGCGACCAGCACCACTACCGCGGGTACGACACGGCGGCCGATTGCCAGTTCAGCGAGGACGGCACGTCCCTGCGCTGGGGTGACGATCTCACCATCGACGTGCGCCACCCGAGCGTCACGGTCCGCGGCCGCTACCAAGACTTTTCGGTCGACCTGCAGCTCGCCGTCACCGACCAGGTCTCGTATTTCGTCAAGGCACCGATCTACGACCACCTCAGCCTCTTGGCCACCTACACGGGGACCATCGCGGACGAATCGGGTACCACGGCGATCGGCGGGCTCGGCACGGTCGAGTACGCGCGCTTCCTCACCCACCAGTCACTGGCCCGGCGGCCCGTCCCGCCACCGCTGAAGCTGCCGATCGACTTCTTCACCTACCAGATCGTCAATCTCGACGCCGAAACCCAGATCCTGCTGACCGATGTGCGGGCCCGCGGTCGAATCGCCTGCCGCCTCGCACATTTGCGTGTCCTGGGCAAGTCCTCCGACGTCTGCACCAACACCCGCATGGACGTCCTCGAATACCGCGACACTCCGCTGATCGATGAGTGTGGCCGCAGCATGGACGTGCCCGAGCGATTCCGGTGGACGGTGACCGACGAGGCCGAAGCGCCGGTCCTCACCCTCGACTGCGCCGTCGACGCCCCGTGGCGCTACGGGCACGGTCGCGGCTATGTGAGTGCCTACACATTCGACGGCCGCTACCGCGGAGATTCCGTCGCCGGTTCGGGCTATGTGGAGTGGGTGGACACCCAGCGCGCCCGCATCGAGCCGACGACCGGTCAGGACGCCTTGCGCGGCGGCGAGTAA
- a CDS encoding thiolase family protein — protein MNDVAIIGVGLHPFGRFEGKSAMQMGVDAIFAAVTDAGVEWKDIGAATGGSWTVANPDAIVGMVGLSGIPFTNVFTACATAASAAKVCADGIRLGDYDIGIAVGLDKHPRGAFTEDPALVGMPRWYAENGQYLTTQFFGMKANRYLHEHNISQRTLARVAAKNFRNGALNPNAFRRKPIAEDDILNSAMLNYPLTQYMFCAPDEGAAAVVMCRADIAHRYTAKPVYLKAVEIRTRRYGAYEVNTTCAPVDEDVAPTVYAARSAFEKAGVAPDDVDVVQLQDTDAGAEIIHMAECGFCADGDQEKLLADGATEIGGPLPVNTDGGLIANGEPIGASGLRQIHELVRQLRGEAGDRQVPGGPKVGFAQLYGAPGTAGATVLTL, from the coding sequence ATGAACGACGTGGCCATCATCGGCGTAGGCCTGCACCCCTTCGGCCGCTTCGAAGGCAAATCCGCGATGCAGATGGGCGTGGACGCCATCTTCGCCGCCGTCACCGACGCCGGCGTCGAGTGGAAGGACATCGGGGCCGCGACCGGCGGCAGTTGGACGGTGGCCAACCCCGACGCCATCGTCGGCATGGTGGGCTTGTCAGGCATCCCGTTCACCAACGTCTTCACCGCCTGCGCCACAGCGGCCAGCGCCGCCAAGGTGTGCGCAGACGGTATCCGGCTGGGCGACTACGACATCGGCATCGCCGTCGGCCTCGACAAGCATCCCCGGGGCGCGTTCACCGAGGATCCGGCGCTGGTCGGCATGCCACGCTGGTATGCCGAGAACGGCCAGTACCTCACCACCCAGTTCTTCGGAATGAAGGCCAACCGGTATCTGCACGAACACAACATCTCGCAGCGCACCCTGGCCCGGGTCGCGGCCAAGAACTTCCGCAACGGCGCCCTGAACCCGAATGCGTTCCGCCGCAAGCCGATCGCCGAGGATGACATCTTGAACTCGGCGATGCTCAACTATCCGCTCACGCAGTACATGTTCTGCGCCCCGGACGAAGGCGCGGCGGCGGTGGTGATGTGCCGGGCCGACATCGCGCACCGGTACACCGCCAAGCCCGTCTATCTCAAGGCCGTCGAGATACGGACGCGGCGCTACGGCGCGTACGAGGTCAACACCACCTGCGCCCCGGTGGACGAAGACGTCGCGCCCACCGTGTACGCGGCGCGCTCAGCGTTCGAAAAGGCCGGGGTGGCACCCGATGACGTCGATGTCGTGCAGTTGCAGGACACCGACGCCGGGGCCGAGATCATCCACATGGCCGAGTGCGGCTTCTGCGCCGACGGGGATCAAGAAAAGCTGCTGGCGGACGGGGCGACCGAGATCGGCGGCCCGCTGCCGGTCAACACCGACGGCGGGCTGATCGCCAACGGCGAGCCCATTGGCGCCTCGGGCCTGCGCCAGATCCACGAGCTGGTGCGCCAACTGCGCGGTGAGGCCGGTGATCGCCAGGTCCCCGGCGGCCCCAAGGTCGGTTTCGCTCAGCTCTACGGCGCGCCGGGCACCGCGGGCGCCACCGTCTTGACACTTTGA
- a CDS encoding aldehyde dehydrogenase family protein — protein sequence MVVTSGLSAELAAQRRAFLDDGPPGAALRRNRIDRLMAMILDNAEDFVTATATDYGSRSRSAAFFAEILGMIAVIEHTRAHVPQWMKSTTLMRAARVARLRAEVVPSPLGVVGIIGPWNFPIQLTVLPAAAAFAAGNRVMIKMSEVTPCTAALMATTAPRYFDTRELHVVTGGPDVAAEFAGLPFDHLFFTGSPTVGARVQQAAARNLVPVTLELGGKNPVVVSPDADVIRAATRIAQARMVNGGQVCVCPDYVLVPHARVERFVQVASRTLRALFPTIIDNADYCSAVNQANFERVVALIDDARAHGARIDSVLPDGEILPDARSRKIAPTIIRDVDDCMRIADEEVFGPVLVVRGYSTVGETIDYINQRPSPLVAYWFGPDNADFRYFVSRTRSGGVARNDFAAHMIPSSAPFGGVGRSGMGAYHGKAGFDAFSHQRTVVGTDLPFSITGRAARPFTGSMRVSAELALRRARNRTAVRLKKIR from the coding sequence ATGGTGGTGACGTCAGGGCTCTCGGCCGAGCTTGCGGCCCAGCGGCGGGCGTTCCTCGATGACGGCCCACCCGGTGCTGCGCTGCGGCGCAACCGCATTGACCGGTTGATGGCGATGATTCTCGACAACGCCGAGGATTTCGTCACTGCCACCGCGACCGACTACGGGTCTCGATCCCGGTCGGCGGCGTTCTTCGCCGAGATTCTGGGCATGATAGCGGTCATCGAACACACCAGAGCGCATGTGCCGCAATGGATGAAGTCAACCACGCTGATGCGGGCGGCGCGGGTGGCTCGACTGCGCGCCGAGGTGGTTCCGTCCCCACTCGGAGTGGTCGGCATCATCGGGCCGTGGAACTTCCCGATCCAGTTGACCGTCTTGCCCGCCGCCGCTGCCTTCGCCGCGGGCAACCGCGTGATGATCAAGATGTCGGAAGTGACCCCGTGTACTGCCGCACTGATGGCCACCACCGCGCCGCGCTACTTCGACACCCGCGAACTCCACGTCGTCACCGGAGGGCCGGATGTCGCTGCGGAGTTCGCCGGGCTGCCCTTCGACCACCTGTTCTTCACCGGGTCGCCGACCGTCGGCGCGCGGGTGCAGCAGGCGGCCGCGCGAAATCTGGTCCCGGTCACATTGGAACTCGGCGGCAAAAACCCGGTCGTGGTTTCACCCGATGCCGACGTCATCCGAGCGGCGACGCGAATCGCGCAGGCGCGCATGGTCAACGGCGGCCAGGTCTGCGTCTGTCCCGACTACGTCTTGGTGCCTCATGCGCGGGTGGAGCGGTTTGTGCAGGTGGCGAGCCGGACGCTGCGTGCCCTGTTTCCCACGATCATCGACAACGCCGACTACTGCTCGGCGGTCAACCAGGCGAACTTCGAGCGGGTGGTCGCTCTGATCGACGACGCCCGTGCACACGGTGCCCGGATCGATTCGGTCCTTCCCGACGGGGAGATCCTGCCCGACGCGCGGTCGCGCAAGATCGCCCCGACCATCATCCGCGATGTCGACGACTGCATGCGCATCGCCGACGAAGAAGTGTTCGGCCCGGTGCTGGTGGTGCGCGGTTATTCGACGGTCGGCGAGACGATCGACTACATCAACCAACGGCCGTCCCCGTTGGTCGCGTACTGGTTCGGTCCGGACAACGCCGACTTCCGGTACTTCGTGAGCCGCACCCGCAGCGGCGGCGTTGCCCGCAACGACTTTGCCGCCCATATGATTCCGTCAAGCGCACCTTTTGGGGGAGTGGGTCGCAGCGGGATGGGTGCCTACCACGGGAAGGCCGGCTTCGACGCGTTCAGTCACCAACGCACCGTGGTCGGCACCGACCTGCCCTTCAGCATCACCGGCCGGGCAGCACGTCCGTTCACCGGCTCCATGCGGGTCAGCGCGGAGCTCGCGCTGCGACGCGCCCGAAACCGAACAGCGGTACGGCTCAAGAAGATTCGCTGA